The following are encoded together in the Thunnus maccoyii chromosome 18, fThuMac1.1, whole genome shotgun sequence genome:
- the epn3a gene encoding epsin-3 isoform X2, whose amino-acid sequence MQTSSLRRQMKNMVNNYTEAEIKVREATSNDPWGPPSSLMSEIADLTFNVVAFTEVMGMIWKRLNDHGKNWRHVYKALTLLDYLIKTGSERVAQECRENIYTIQTLRDFQYIDRDGRDQGVNVREKAKHLVALLKDEEKLKKERSQALKTKTRMTGVTGGLGSGSLPPPYPGRRTSQPSSAGGYGDELGRCRSSPSSVHSSSSSPRLAPDLEQARPTTSGEEELQLQLALAMSREESEKPPPTVDIDEQTQLQIAMSLSKEEAQKPVQRPPASMDMDEETQLQLALTMSKEEHQQEQLSRQGDESMLQKALEESKLEMQTKGGTAFMDLVDVFAVPVDPPPSDPNWNNAPYQAAARPGGTDPWDSLGSTNTSRVESPWMAPPTSSSPPPPWEPSQPPVDPWDGPQSNVSSLNATGRVWAFPANAASAGVDPFSAPSAAKEPSSRTGSPSDGDLFDEAMDGGQVNVNGRGEGSPELFDLSRLGESLAAPSPRTCRTPESFLGPTGASLVNLDSLIPANPPAKTKNPFLSGLSAPSATNPFQTEQTRLTLNQMGSGSGSTSAAASLSYSASLPLPTSHQPASLPSSLTHPTQPGLGLPVNLPEPLLPFSTGSSQGSQAAQNNPNPFL is encoded by the exons ATGCAGACCTCATCGCTCCGCCGCCAGATGAAAAACATGGTCAACAACTACACAGAGGCTGAGATCAAGGTCCGGGAGGCCACTTCCAATGACCCTTGGGGTCCTCCCAGCTCGCTTATGTCTGAAATCGCAGACCTGACCTTCAATGTAGTGGCTTTTACTGAGGTTATGGGTATGATCTGGAAGCGGCTCAATGACCACGGTAAAAACTGGCGCCATGTTTATAAGGCGCTGACCCTGCTGGACTACCTGATCAAAACAGGCTCTGAGCGTGTGGCTCAGGAGTGCAGAGAGAACATATACACCATCCAGACACTGAGAGACTTCCAGTACATAGATCGGGATGGACGTGACCAGGGTGTCAATGTCCGTGAGAAGGCCAAGCATCTGGTAGCACTGCTGAAGGACGAAGAAAAGCTAAAGAAGGAGAGGAGCCAGGCACTGAAGACCAAGACGCGCATGACAGGGGTCACCGGTGGCTTAGGTTCTGGATCCCTGCCTCCTCCTTACCCAGGACGCCGCACCAGCCAGCCCAGTTCAGCAGGAGGTTATGGGGATGAGCTTGGCAGGTGCAGAAGCTCACCATCGTCCGTCCACT cctcctcttcctctcctcgaCTTGCCCCAGACCTGGAGCAAGCTCGGCCCACGACCAGCGGAGAagaagagctgcagctgcagctggccCTGGCTATGAGCCGAGAAGAAAGTGAAAAG CCACCTCCCACAGTGGATATTGATGAACAGACCCAGCTCCAGATCGCTATGAGTCTCAGCAAGGAGGAGGCCCAGAAG CCAGTCCAGCGCCCACCTGCCTCAATGGATATGGATGAGGAAACCCAGCTCCAGTTAGCTCTGACCATGAGCAAGGAGGAGCACCAGCAG GAGCAACTCAGTCGTCAAGGAGATGAGTCTATGCTCCAGAAAGCTCTGGAGGAGAGCAAACTTGAGATGCAGACTAAAGGCGGG ACTGCCTTCATGGACCTGGTAGATGTTTTTGCAGTGCCCGTAGATCCACCTCCAAGTGATCCTAACTGGAATAATGCCCCATATCAGGCGGCTGCTCGCCCGGGGGGCACAGACCCATGGGACTCCCtgg GCAGCACCAACACCTCAAGAGTAGAGTCTCCCTGGATGGCACCGCCAACTTCCAGCAGCCCTCCCCCACCATGGGAGCCAAGCCAGCCCCCAGTCGACCCTTGGGATGGCCCACAGAGTAATGTCTCCAGCCTCAACGCCACAGGTCGAGTATGGGCCTTCCCGGCcaatgcag CCTCTGCAGGAGTTGATCCATTCTCAGCCCCATCAGCAGCCAAGGAACCTTCTTCCCGAACTGGAAGCCCCTCAG ATGGGGATCTATTTGATGAAGCCATGGATGGAGGTCAGGTGAATGTCAATGGACGAGGGGAGGGCAGTCCTGAGCTATTTGACCTGTCCCGTCTTGGAGAAAGCCTGGCTGCCCCCAGCCCTCGTACATGTCGAACCCCTGAGTCCTTCCTAGGCCCCACAGGAGCTTCCTTGGTGAACCTGGACAGCTTGATCCCAGCAAATCCCCCAGCCAAGACCAAGAACCCTTTTCTATCAG GCCTGAGTGCTCCTTCAGCCACCAATCCATTCCAAACTGAGCAGACCAGACTAACTCTGAATCAAATGGGCTCTGGCTCTGGTTCCACTTCTGCGGCCGCTTCTCTTTCGTACAGTGCCTCCTTGCCCCTGCCTACGAGCCACCAGCCTGCCAGCCTCCCCTCGTCACTCACTCACCCCACCCAGCCAGGCCTGGGCCTGCCAGTGAACCTCCCTGAACCCTTGTTGCCCTTCTCCACAGGTAGCTCTCAGGGGTCACAGGCTGCACAGAACAATCCGAACCCTTTCTTATGA
- the epn3a gene encoding epsin-3 isoform X3, translated as MQTSSLRRQMKNMVNNYTEAEIKVREATSNDPWGPPSSLMSEIADLTFNVVAFTEVMGMIWKRLNDHGKNWRHVYKALTLLDYLIKTGSERVAQECRENIYTIQTLRDFQYIDRDGRDQGVNVREKAKHLVALLKDEEKLKKERSQALKTKTRMTGVTGGLGSGSLPPPYPGRRTSQPSSAGGYGDELGRCRSSPSSVHSSSSSPRLAPDLEQARPTTSGEEELQLQLALAMSREESEKPPPTVDIDEQTQLQIAMSLSKEEAQKPVQRPPASMDMDEETQLQLALTMSKEEHQQEQLSRQGDESMLQKALEESKLEMQTKGGTAFMDLVDVFAVPVDPPPSDPNWNNAPYQAAARPGGTDPWDSLEGSTNTSRVESPWMAPPTSSSPPPPWEPSQPPVDPWDGPQSNVSSLNATASAGVDPFSAPSAAKEPSSRTGSPSDGDLFDEAMDGGQVNVNGRGEGSPELFDLSRLGESLAAPSPRTCRTPESFLGPTGASLVNLDSLIPANPPAKTKNPFLSGLSAPSATNPFQTEQTRLTLNQMGSGSGSTSAAASLSYSASLPLPTSHQPASLPSSLTHPTQPGLGLPVNLPEPLLPFSTGSSQGSQAAQNNPNPFL; from the exons ATGCAGACCTCATCGCTCCGCCGCCAGATGAAAAACATGGTCAACAACTACACAGAGGCTGAGATCAAGGTCCGGGAGGCCACTTCCAATGACCCTTGGGGTCCTCCCAGCTCGCTTATGTCTGAAATCGCAGACCTGACCTTCAATGTAGTGGCTTTTACTGAGGTTATGGGTATGATCTGGAAGCGGCTCAATGACCACGGTAAAAACTGGCGCCATGTTTATAAGGCGCTGACCCTGCTGGACTACCTGATCAAAACAGGCTCTGAGCGTGTGGCTCAGGAGTGCAGAGAGAACATATACACCATCCAGACACTGAGAGACTTCCAGTACATAGATCGGGATGGACGTGACCAGGGTGTCAATGTCCGTGAGAAGGCCAAGCATCTGGTAGCACTGCTGAAGGACGAAGAAAAGCTAAAGAAGGAGAGGAGCCAGGCACTGAAGACCAAGACGCGCATGACAGGGGTCACCGGTGGCTTAGGTTCTGGATCCCTGCCTCCTCCTTACCCAGGACGCCGCACCAGCCAGCCCAGTTCAGCAGGAGGTTATGGGGATGAGCTTGGCAGGTGCAGAAGCTCACCATCGTCCGTCCACT cctcctcttcctctcctcgaCTTGCCCCAGACCTGGAGCAAGCTCGGCCCACGACCAGCGGAGAagaagagctgcagctgcagctggccCTGGCTATGAGCCGAGAAGAAAGTGAAAAG CCACCTCCCACAGTGGATATTGATGAACAGACCCAGCTCCAGATCGCTATGAGTCTCAGCAAGGAGGAGGCCCAGAAG CCAGTCCAGCGCCCACCTGCCTCAATGGATATGGATGAGGAAACCCAGCTCCAGTTAGCTCTGACCATGAGCAAGGAGGAGCACCAGCAG GAGCAACTCAGTCGTCAAGGAGATGAGTCTATGCTCCAGAAAGCTCTGGAGGAGAGCAAACTTGAGATGCAGACTAAAGGCGGG ACTGCCTTCATGGACCTGGTAGATGTTTTTGCAGTGCCCGTAGATCCACCTCCAAGTGATCCTAACTGGAATAATGCCCCATATCAGGCGGCTGCTCGCCCGGGGGGCACAGACCCATGGGACTCCCtgg AAGGCAGCACCAACACCTCAAGAGTAGAGTCTCCCTGGATGGCACCGCCAACTTCCAGCAGCCCTCCCCCACCATGGGAGCCAAGCCAGCCCCCAGTCGACCCTTGGGATGGCCCACAGAGTAATGTCTCCAGCCTCAACGCCACAG CCTCTGCAGGAGTTGATCCATTCTCAGCCCCATCAGCAGCCAAGGAACCTTCTTCCCGAACTGGAAGCCCCTCAG ATGGGGATCTATTTGATGAAGCCATGGATGGAGGTCAGGTGAATGTCAATGGACGAGGGGAGGGCAGTCCTGAGCTATTTGACCTGTCCCGTCTTGGAGAAAGCCTGGCTGCCCCCAGCCCTCGTACATGTCGAACCCCTGAGTCCTTCCTAGGCCCCACAGGAGCTTCCTTGGTGAACCTGGACAGCTTGATCCCAGCAAATCCCCCAGCCAAGACCAAGAACCCTTTTCTATCAG GCCTGAGTGCTCCTTCAGCCACCAATCCATTCCAAACTGAGCAGACCAGACTAACTCTGAATCAAATGGGCTCTGGCTCTGGTTCCACTTCTGCGGCCGCTTCTCTTTCGTACAGTGCCTCCTTGCCCCTGCCTACGAGCCACCAGCCTGCCAGCCTCCCCTCGTCACTCACTCACCCCACCCAGCCAGGCCTGGGCCTGCCAGTGAACCTCCCTGAACCCTTGTTGCCCTTCTCCACAGGTAGCTCTCAGGGGTCACAGGCTGCACAGAACAATCCGAACCCTTTCTTATGA
- the epn3a gene encoding epsin-3 isoform X4 codes for MQTSSLRRQMKNMVNNYTEAEIKVREATSNDPWGPPSSLMSEIADLTFNVVAFTEVMGMIWKRLNDHGKNWRHVYKALTLLDYLIKTGSERVAQECRENIYTIQTLRDFQYIDRDGRDQGVNVREKAKHLVALLKDEEKLKKERSQALKTKTRMTGVTGGLGSGSLPPPYPGRRTSQPSSAGGYGDELGRCRSSPSSVHSSSSSPRLAPDLEQARPTTSGEEELQLQLALAMSREESEKPVQRPPASMDMDEETQLQLALTMSKEEHQQEQLSRQGDESMLQKALEESKLEMQTKGGTAFMDLVDVFAVPVDPPPSDPNWNNAPYQAAARPGGTDPWDSLEGSTNTSRVESPWMAPPTSSSPPPPWEPSQPPVDPWDGPQSNVSSLNATGRVWAFPANAASAGVDPFSAPSAAKEPSSRTGSPSDGDLFDEAMDGGQVNVNGRGEGSPELFDLSRLGESLAAPSPRTCRTPESFLGPTGASLVNLDSLIPANPPAKTKNPFLSGLSAPSATNPFQTEQTRLTLNQMGSGSGSTSAAASLSYSASLPLPTSHQPASLPSSLTHPTQPGLGLPVNLPEPLLPFSTGSSQGSQAAQNNPNPFL; via the exons ATGCAGACCTCATCGCTCCGCCGCCAGATGAAAAACATGGTCAACAACTACACAGAGGCTGAGATCAAGGTCCGGGAGGCCACTTCCAATGACCCTTGGGGTCCTCCCAGCTCGCTTATGTCTGAAATCGCAGACCTGACCTTCAATGTAGTGGCTTTTACTGAGGTTATGGGTATGATCTGGAAGCGGCTCAATGACCACGGTAAAAACTGGCGCCATGTTTATAAGGCGCTGACCCTGCTGGACTACCTGATCAAAACAGGCTCTGAGCGTGTGGCTCAGGAGTGCAGAGAGAACATATACACCATCCAGACACTGAGAGACTTCCAGTACATAGATCGGGATGGACGTGACCAGGGTGTCAATGTCCGTGAGAAGGCCAAGCATCTGGTAGCACTGCTGAAGGACGAAGAAAAGCTAAAGAAGGAGAGGAGCCAGGCACTGAAGACCAAGACGCGCATGACAGGGGTCACCGGTGGCTTAGGTTCTGGATCCCTGCCTCCTCCTTACCCAGGACGCCGCACCAGCCAGCCCAGTTCAGCAGGAGGTTATGGGGATGAGCTTGGCAGGTGCAGAAGCTCACCATCGTCCGTCCACT cctcctcttcctctcctcgaCTTGCCCCAGACCTGGAGCAAGCTCGGCCCACGACCAGCGGAGAagaagagctgcagctgcagctggccCTGGCTATGAGCCGAGAAGAAAGTGAAAAG CCAGTCCAGCGCCCACCTGCCTCAATGGATATGGATGAGGAAACCCAGCTCCAGTTAGCTCTGACCATGAGCAAGGAGGAGCACCAGCAG GAGCAACTCAGTCGTCAAGGAGATGAGTCTATGCTCCAGAAAGCTCTGGAGGAGAGCAAACTTGAGATGCAGACTAAAGGCGGG ACTGCCTTCATGGACCTGGTAGATGTTTTTGCAGTGCCCGTAGATCCACCTCCAAGTGATCCTAACTGGAATAATGCCCCATATCAGGCGGCTGCTCGCCCGGGGGGCACAGACCCATGGGACTCCCtgg AAGGCAGCACCAACACCTCAAGAGTAGAGTCTCCCTGGATGGCACCGCCAACTTCCAGCAGCCCTCCCCCACCATGGGAGCCAAGCCAGCCCCCAGTCGACCCTTGGGATGGCCCACAGAGTAATGTCTCCAGCCTCAACGCCACAGGTCGAGTATGGGCCTTCCCGGCcaatgcag CCTCTGCAGGAGTTGATCCATTCTCAGCCCCATCAGCAGCCAAGGAACCTTCTTCCCGAACTGGAAGCCCCTCAG ATGGGGATCTATTTGATGAAGCCATGGATGGAGGTCAGGTGAATGTCAATGGACGAGGGGAGGGCAGTCCTGAGCTATTTGACCTGTCCCGTCTTGGAGAAAGCCTGGCTGCCCCCAGCCCTCGTACATGTCGAACCCCTGAGTCCTTCCTAGGCCCCACAGGAGCTTCCTTGGTGAACCTGGACAGCTTGATCCCAGCAAATCCCCCAGCCAAGACCAAGAACCCTTTTCTATCAG GCCTGAGTGCTCCTTCAGCCACCAATCCATTCCAAACTGAGCAGACCAGACTAACTCTGAATCAAATGGGCTCTGGCTCTGGTTCCACTTCTGCGGCCGCTTCTCTTTCGTACAGTGCCTCCTTGCCCCTGCCTACGAGCCACCAGCCTGCCAGCCTCCCCTCGTCACTCACTCACCCCACCCAGCCAGGCCTGGGCCTGCCAGTGAACCTCCCTGAACCCTTGTTGCCCTTCTCCACAGGTAGCTCTCAGGGGTCACAGGCTGCACAGAACAATCCGAACCCTTTCTTATGA
- the epn3a gene encoding epsin-3 isoform X1 produces MQTSSLRRQMKNMVNNYTEAEIKVREATSNDPWGPPSSLMSEIADLTFNVVAFTEVMGMIWKRLNDHGKNWRHVYKALTLLDYLIKTGSERVAQECRENIYTIQTLRDFQYIDRDGRDQGVNVREKAKHLVALLKDEEKLKKERSQALKTKTRMTGVTGGLGSGSLPPPYPGRRTSQPSSAGGYGDELGRCRSSPSSVHSSSSSPRLAPDLEQARPTTSGEEELQLQLALAMSREESEKPPPTVDIDEQTQLQIAMSLSKEEAQKPVQRPPASMDMDEETQLQLALTMSKEEHQQEQLSRQGDESMLQKALEESKLEMQTKGGTAFMDLVDVFAVPVDPPPSDPNWNNAPYQAAARPGGTDPWDSLEGSTNTSRVESPWMAPPTSSSPPPPWEPSQPPVDPWDGPQSNVSSLNATGRVWAFPANAASAGVDPFSAPSAAKEPSSRTGSPSDGDLFDEAMDGGQVNVNGRGEGSPELFDLSRLGESLAAPSPRTCRTPESFLGPTGASLVNLDSLIPANPPAKTKNPFLSGLSAPSATNPFQTEQTRLTLNQMGSGSGSTSAAASLSYSASLPLPTSHQPASLPSSLTHPTQPGLGLPVNLPEPLLPFSTGSSQGSQAAQNNPNPFL; encoded by the exons ATGCAGACCTCATCGCTCCGCCGCCAGATGAAAAACATGGTCAACAACTACACAGAGGCTGAGATCAAGGTCCGGGAGGCCACTTCCAATGACCCTTGGGGTCCTCCCAGCTCGCTTATGTCTGAAATCGCAGACCTGACCTTCAATGTAGTGGCTTTTACTGAGGTTATGGGTATGATCTGGAAGCGGCTCAATGACCACGGTAAAAACTGGCGCCATGTTTATAAGGCGCTGACCCTGCTGGACTACCTGATCAAAACAGGCTCTGAGCGTGTGGCTCAGGAGTGCAGAGAGAACATATACACCATCCAGACACTGAGAGACTTCCAGTACATAGATCGGGATGGACGTGACCAGGGTGTCAATGTCCGTGAGAAGGCCAAGCATCTGGTAGCACTGCTGAAGGACGAAGAAAAGCTAAAGAAGGAGAGGAGCCAGGCACTGAAGACCAAGACGCGCATGACAGGGGTCACCGGTGGCTTAGGTTCTGGATCCCTGCCTCCTCCTTACCCAGGACGCCGCACCAGCCAGCCCAGTTCAGCAGGAGGTTATGGGGATGAGCTTGGCAGGTGCAGAAGCTCACCATCGTCCGTCCACT cctcctcttcctctcctcgaCTTGCCCCAGACCTGGAGCAAGCTCGGCCCACGACCAGCGGAGAagaagagctgcagctgcagctggccCTGGCTATGAGCCGAGAAGAAAGTGAAAAG CCACCTCCCACAGTGGATATTGATGAACAGACCCAGCTCCAGATCGCTATGAGTCTCAGCAAGGAGGAGGCCCAGAAG CCAGTCCAGCGCCCACCTGCCTCAATGGATATGGATGAGGAAACCCAGCTCCAGTTAGCTCTGACCATGAGCAAGGAGGAGCACCAGCAG GAGCAACTCAGTCGTCAAGGAGATGAGTCTATGCTCCAGAAAGCTCTGGAGGAGAGCAAACTTGAGATGCAGACTAAAGGCGGG ACTGCCTTCATGGACCTGGTAGATGTTTTTGCAGTGCCCGTAGATCCACCTCCAAGTGATCCTAACTGGAATAATGCCCCATATCAGGCGGCTGCTCGCCCGGGGGGCACAGACCCATGGGACTCCCtgg AAGGCAGCACCAACACCTCAAGAGTAGAGTCTCCCTGGATGGCACCGCCAACTTCCAGCAGCCCTCCCCCACCATGGGAGCCAAGCCAGCCCCCAGTCGACCCTTGGGATGGCCCACAGAGTAATGTCTCCAGCCTCAACGCCACAGGTCGAGTATGGGCCTTCCCGGCcaatgcag CCTCTGCAGGAGTTGATCCATTCTCAGCCCCATCAGCAGCCAAGGAACCTTCTTCCCGAACTGGAAGCCCCTCAG ATGGGGATCTATTTGATGAAGCCATGGATGGAGGTCAGGTGAATGTCAATGGACGAGGGGAGGGCAGTCCTGAGCTATTTGACCTGTCCCGTCTTGGAGAAAGCCTGGCTGCCCCCAGCCCTCGTACATGTCGAACCCCTGAGTCCTTCCTAGGCCCCACAGGAGCTTCCTTGGTGAACCTGGACAGCTTGATCCCAGCAAATCCCCCAGCCAAGACCAAGAACCCTTTTCTATCAG GCCTGAGTGCTCCTTCAGCCACCAATCCATTCCAAACTGAGCAGACCAGACTAACTCTGAATCAAATGGGCTCTGGCTCTGGTTCCACTTCTGCGGCCGCTTCTCTTTCGTACAGTGCCTCCTTGCCCCTGCCTACGAGCCACCAGCCTGCCAGCCTCCCCTCGTCACTCACTCACCCCACCCAGCCAGGCCTGGGCCTGCCAGTGAACCTCCCTGAACCCTTGTTGCCCTTCTCCACAGGTAGCTCTCAGGGGTCACAGGCTGCACAGAACAATCCGAACCCTTTCTTATGA